One Streptomyces mobaraensis NBRC 13819 = DSM 40847 DNA segment encodes these proteins:
- a CDS encoding TetR/AcrR family transcriptional regulator, whose translation MTGRANANRRRILDVALAELLRDPEASMDQIARAAGVVRRTVYGHFPGRDALVAALVDDAAETVGAARAEALRAVGDPGDAAEALARAILAVWEIADGYRLLVSMAQRSVTVEGILRRLEPVRRESEALLRRGLEAGRFTSVLPAAALAYVHEQILFGLLQAVNDGLLPPERAGRSAAVTVLTAAGVRADEAAELVERIAAEDTAAG comes from the coding sequence ATGACCGGCAGAGCGAACGCCAATCGCCGCCGCATCCTGGACGTCGCCCTCGCGGAGCTGCTGCGCGACCCCGAGGCGAGCATGGACCAGATCGCCCGGGCGGCCGGCGTCGTACGCCGTACCGTCTACGGCCACTTCCCCGGCCGCGACGCGCTGGTCGCGGCCCTGGTGGACGACGCGGCGGAGACGGTCGGCGCGGCACGGGCCGAGGCGCTGCGGGCGGTCGGCGACCCGGGCGATGCGGCGGAGGCGCTGGCCCGCGCGATCCTCGCGGTGTGGGAGATCGCCGACGGCTACCGGCTGCTGGTCTCCATGGCGCAGCGCAGCGTCACGGTGGAGGGCATCCTGCGCCGGCTGGAGCCGGTCCGGCGGGAGAGCGAGGCGCTGCTGCGGCGCGGTCTGGAGGCGGGACGGTTCACGTCCGTACTGCCCGCGGCGGCCCTCGCCTACGTGCACGAGCAGATCCTGTTCGGACTGCTCCAGGCCGTCAACGACGGGCTGCTGCCGCCCGAGCGGGCGGGCCGCTCGGCCGCCGTGACGGTCCTGACGGCGGCGGGCGTCCGGGCGGACGAGGCGGCGGAACTGGTGGAACGGATCGCGGCGGAGGACACGGCGGCGGGCTGA
- a CDS encoding MFS transporter yields MRLGISRPVDAMDGPYARRWWALGVLCISLLIIVMANTSLTVAAPDMVQSLGLGSSDLQWVIDGYTVPYAALMLILGAVGDKYSRRGALVLGLLVFAGASVAGSLVDSAGGVIASRAAMGVGAAMIMPATLSLLAATFPRAERAKAITIWTATAGLAIAVGPLVAGALLEDHGWASTFLINVPIALLGAVGALFLVPPSKAENAENAAKIDYIGGLLSVIWVGSLIYMIIEGPHFGWGAKAITAAVVAGVGFVCFVLWELRHPRPVLDVRRFAKRAFAGSTLAVALFFLAVFGAFYYLTQHLQFVLGYSPLDTGVRMLPLAGAVFVGGALTAFLTPRFGMKITVALGMTVGTVAIALLTRVDASSSYDDFVLPLIILGLAIGLSLSPCTNAIMGSFPESQLGVGGAVNSTSIELGGSLGIAILGTVLAKTYSSNLGDAAAKAAAAGGPKLPEKALSAAQDSVGAGLYVAKEVGKQVAAGAAPKVGPEKAAALGAQQAQTVVDAVHKAFADSVAHTSVVGAVILGIGTVVVAFLLPRKASQPQPAAAERSEERETERV; encoded by the coding sequence ATGCGCCTGGGGATATCGCGTCCCGTCGACGCGATGGACGGGCCGTACGCGCGACGCTGGTGGGCACTGGGGGTGCTCTGCATCAGCCTGCTGATCATCGTCATGGCGAACACGTCGCTGACGGTGGCCGCCCCGGACATGGTCCAGAGCCTCGGTCTCGGCAGCTCCGACCTCCAGTGGGTCATCGACGGCTACACCGTCCCGTACGCCGCGCTGATGCTGATCCTGGGCGCGGTCGGTGACAAGTACAGCCGCCGCGGCGCCCTCGTGCTCGGCCTGCTCGTGTTCGCCGGGGCGTCGGTCGCGGGCTCGCTGGTGGACAGCGCGGGGGGCGTCATCGCGTCCCGCGCGGCGATGGGCGTCGGCGCGGCCATGATCATGCCGGCGACCCTGTCGCTGCTCGCCGCCACTTTCCCGCGCGCCGAGCGGGCCAAGGCCATCACCATCTGGACGGCCACCGCCGGTCTCGCCATCGCCGTCGGCCCGCTGGTCGCGGGCGCGCTGCTGGAGGACCACGGCTGGGCCTCGACGTTCCTCATCAACGTGCCGATCGCGCTGCTGGGCGCGGTGGGCGCGCTGTTCCTGGTGCCGCCTTCCAAGGCGGAGAACGCCGAGAACGCTGCGAAGATCGACTACATCGGCGGCCTGCTGTCCGTCATCTGGGTCGGCTCCCTGATCTACATGATCATCGAGGGTCCGCACTTCGGCTGGGGCGCCAAGGCCATCACGGCCGCGGTAGTGGCCGGAGTCGGCTTCGTCTGCTTCGTGCTGTGGGAGCTGCGCCACCCGCGTCCGGTGCTGGACGTGCGCCGGTTCGCCAAGCGGGCCTTCGCGGGCTCGACGCTGGCGGTCGCCCTGTTCTTCCTCGCCGTCTTCGGCGCGTTCTACTACCTGACGCAGCACCTGCAGTTCGTCCTCGGCTACTCGCCGCTGGACACCGGCGTCCGGATGCTGCCGCTGGCCGGCGCGGTGTTCGTGGGCGGCGCGCTGACCGCGTTCCTCACCCCGCGCTTCGGCATGAAGATCACGGTCGCGCTGGGCATGACTGTGGGCACGGTCGCCATCGCGCTGCTCACCCGCGTCGACGCGTCCTCCTCCTACGACGACTTCGTGCTGCCGCTGATCATCCTGGGTCTGGCCATCGGCCTGTCCCTGTCGCCCTGCACCAACGCCATCATGGGCTCCTTCCCGGAGAGCCAGCTGGGCGTCGGCGGTGCCGTCAACAGCACCTCCATCGAGCTCGGCGGCTCCCTCGGCATCGCCATCCTCGGCACGGTGCTCGCCAAGACGTACTCCTCCAACCTCGGTGACGCCGCCGCCAAGGCCGCCGCCGCGGGCGGCCCCAAGCTGCCGGAGAAGGCGCTCTCCGCCGCCCAGGACTCGGTCGGCGCGGGCCTCTACGTCGCCAAGGAGGTCGGCAAGCAGGTCGCGGCCGGTGCCGCGCCCAAGGTCGGCCCGGAGAAGGCCGCCGCGCTCGGCGCCCAGCAGGCCCAGACCGTCGTGGACGCCGTCCACAAGGCGTTCGCCGACTCGGTCGCCCACACCAGCGTCGTCGGCGCCGTGATCCTCGGCATCGGCACCGTCGTCGTCGCCTTCCTCCTCCCGCGCAAGGCGTCCCAGCCGCAGCCCGCCGCGGCGGAGCGCTCGGAGGAGCGGGAGACCGAGCGGGTCTGA
- a CDS encoding NUDIX domain-containing protein — protein MSPDPSDPEAWNAYLAEGNARQARKRVSADVLLRDQTGGFLLVKPTYKPGWDLPGGMAEANEAPDVAAVRELREELGLVAAIRGLLVVDWVAPHGPWDDLIAFVFDGGVLDAATAARLRPCDGELSGLSFVAPGRARGLLSPRLTRRFAAAVAALGDGVPVYLRTGGGHGSVGG, from the coding sequence ATGAGCCCGGACCCTTCCGATCCCGAGGCGTGGAACGCCTACCTGGCGGAAGGCAACGCCAGACAGGCGCGCAAGCGCGTGAGCGCCGACGTGCTGCTCCGGGACCAGACCGGGGGCTTCCTGCTGGTCAAGCCCACCTACAAGCCCGGATGGGACCTCCCCGGCGGGATGGCCGAGGCCAATGAGGCTCCTGATGTCGCCGCGGTGCGGGAGTTGCGGGAGGAGTTGGGTCTGGTTGCGGCGATCCGAGGGCTGCTCGTCGTCGACTGGGTGGCGCCGCACGGGCCTTGGGACGATCTGATCGCCTTCGTCTTCGACGGTGGCGTGCTCGACGCGGCGACGGCCGCCCGCCTTCGGCCCTGCGACGGGGAGCTGTCCGGGCTGTCGTTCGTCGCGCCCGGGCGGGCGCGGGGGCTGCTGAGCCCCCGTCTGACCCGGCGGTTCGCCGCCGCCGTCGCCGCGTTGGGGGACGGCGTTCCCGTCTACCTCCGGACGGGCGGCGGCCACGGCTCCGTCGGCGGGTGA
- a CDS encoding helix-turn-helix domain-containing protein, which translates to MKRAQYPGHVVAGLLDDARFADACARRDMGAVFRMLNHPGVSTRRLAEPAGISQGRLYDYMNGKSRVEKLSVFEEIADGLRIPGRLLGIASRPWEPQPPPSGIEAQTAPAGDDVSVVTTFREADKAAGGGRLYQAVPHHSTRRSPGGSSIPKAMSKPSGEAAAFSEMAGWTAHDSGRDALAARHFQRASHLAHASGDWSSAGNVAVGISHLALQTGDPSKAAHWAAAGPDIAARGPTPGSAR; encoded by the coding sequence GTGAAGCGGGCGCAGTACCCAGGGCATGTCGTGGCGGGGCTGCTCGACGACGCTCGGTTCGCCGACGCGTGCGCGCGGCGCGACATGGGAGCGGTCTTCCGCATGCTCAACCACCCTGGCGTCAGCACCCGCCGCCTCGCCGAGCCGGCCGGCATTTCGCAGGGACGGCTCTACGACTACATGAACGGGAAGAGCCGGGTCGAAAAGCTGTCGGTCTTCGAGGAGATCGCCGACGGACTCCGTATCCCCGGGCGGCTGTTGGGCATCGCGAGCCGCCCCTGGGAACCACAGCCGCCACCGTCCGGAATCGAAGCGCAGACCGCACCGGCAGGTGACGATGTCTCCGTCGTGACCACGTTCCGCGAGGCGGACAAGGCAGCGGGTGGCGGGCGCTTGTACCAGGCCGTGCCGCATCACTCAACGAGAAGGTCGCCCGGCGGCTCGTCGATTCCGAAGGCGATGTCCAAGCCTTCGGGGGAGGCGGCCGCGTTCTCGGAGATGGCCGGTTGGACGGCCCACGACTCCGGACGCGACGCACTCGCGGCCAGGCACTTTCAGCGCGCTTCGCACCTGGCTCACGCATCCGGGGACTGGTCGTCGGCCGGCAACGTAGCGGTAGGCATCAGTCACCTCGCGCTCCAGACGGGAGATCCGTCGAAGGCCGCGCATTGGGCGGCCGCCGGCCCGGACATCGCCGCCCGTGGCCCGACGCCCGGCTCGGCGCGATGA
- a CDS encoding MFS transporter → MPRIVWLLVAARAINRLGAFSLPFLTVLISADFGASATTAGLLSAAFGLATIPSRLAGGHLAARLGRRRTIVLGLTGCALAQVGIAVADSLAAVAVFAVLLGLAFELYEPPSQGMIADAVGPADRVRAYSLLNAALAAGGTGAGLIAAALGRWDLRWLFVADALTCLACAVTLRFALPADRPGRGSAGHAGLPEPAHPWRDRALWALFASGTVFALVSLQITMALPLTLAHRGLRPSDAGLLFSASAVTIVAAQPALRLRRLAALPDSTALALGHALMAAGLAGYAPASGLPAFLAATVVWSLGDLLVLGRILGVVAELAPPGGADRYLAAYGVSWGIATVAAPITATQVLEHAGVTALWSGTAAVCLTLAAGQLLVVGPLIGAAGRPGAVPA, encoded by the coding sequence ATGCCGCGCATCGTATGGCTGTTGGTGGCGGCGCGGGCGATCAACCGGCTCGGGGCCTTCTCGCTGCCCTTCCTGACCGTCCTGATCAGCGCCGACTTCGGTGCGAGCGCCACCACGGCGGGGCTGCTCTCGGCCGCCTTCGGCCTCGCGACCATCCCGTCGCGCCTGGCCGGAGGCCACCTGGCGGCGCGGCTCGGGCGGCGCCGGACGATCGTGCTCGGCCTCACGGGCTGCGCGCTCGCGCAGGTGGGCATCGCGGTCGCCGACTCCCTGGCCGCGGTGGCGGTCTTCGCGGTCCTCCTCGGCCTGGCCTTCGAACTGTACGAACCGCCGAGCCAGGGGATGATCGCCGACGCGGTCGGCCCGGCCGACCGGGTGCGCGCCTACAGCCTGCTCAACGCCGCGCTCGCGGCGGGCGGTACGGGCGCCGGCCTGATCGCCGCCGCCCTGGGCCGGTGGGACCTGCGCTGGCTGTTCGTCGCCGACGCGCTGACCTGCCTGGCCTGCGCGGTGACGCTCCGCTTCGCACTGCCCGCCGATCGCCCCGGCCGGGGGTCCGCCGGGCACGCCGGGCTCCCCGAGCCGGCCCACCCGTGGCGGGACCGCGCGCTGTGGGCCCTGTTCGCCTCCGGCACGGTCTTCGCCCTCGTCTCCCTGCAGATCACGATGGCGCTGCCGTTGACCCTCGCCCACCGCGGCCTCCGGCCCTCCGACGCCGGGCTGCTGTTCAGCGCTTCGGCCGTGACCATCGTCGCGGCCCAGCCCGCCCTGCGCCTCCGCCGCCTCGCCGCCCTCCCGGACTCCACGGCCCTCGCCCTCGGCCACGCCCTGATGGCGGCCGGCCTGGCGGGTTACGCGCCGGCGTCCGGCCTCCCCGCGTTCCTGGCGGCCACGGTCGTGTGGAGCCTGGGCGATCTGCTCGTCCTGGGCCGGATCCTCGGCGTCGTGGCGGAACTGGCACCACCCGGCGGCGCCGACCGCTATCTGGCGGCGTACGGCGTCAGTTGGGGCATCGCCACGGTCGCCGCCCCGATCACCGCCACACAGGTCCTGGAACACGCCGGCGTCACGGCCCTGTGGTCCGGCACGGCGGCGGTCTGCCTCACCTTGGCGGCCGGACAACTCCTCGTGGTGGGCCCCCTGATCGGCGCGGCGGGACGCCCCGGCGCCGTACCCGCGTAA
- a CDS encoding CGNR zinc finger domain-containing protein produces the protein MFDSHVALLLDQAVALVNTLTDGAARGRPYTAPRGTGLRTAIDAALPRTASSLPRDIDDEQAAYLSGAARRMRDVFQAMQDGRPDDAAAAVNDLLRDTGARPRLDRGAGEPWQLHFHGPDDSFAAGSSAACATALAVAVGGGLAGRLGVCRADRCDRVYVDLSRNAARRFCSTACQNRAKAAAFRARQDARG, from the coding sequence ATGTTCGACAGTCACGTCGCGCTGCTGCTGGACCAAGCCGTCGCGCTCGTGAACACGTTGACCGATGGAGCCGCGCGCGGCCGCCCCTACACCGCGCCCCGCGGAACCGGGCTCCGGACCGCGATCGACGCCGCGCTACCGCGCACCGCCTCCTCGCTGCCGCGCGACATCGACGACGAGCAGGCGGCGTATCTGTCCGGAGCGGCCCGGCGCATGCGCGACGTCTTCCAGGCCATGCAGGACGGGCGGCCGGACGACGCGGCGGCGGCCGTGAACGACCTGCTGCGCGACACCGGCGCCCGGCCGCGGCTGGACCGGGGTGCCGGTGAACCCTGGCAGCTGCACTTCCACGGCCCCGACGACTCCTTCGCCGCGGGGTCCAGTGCCGCCTGCGCCACCGCGCTCGCCGTGGCGGTGGGCGGTGGCCTCGCCGGGCGGCTGGGCGTCTGCCGCGCCGACCGCTGCGACCGCGTCTACGTCGACCTCTCCCGCAACGCCGCCCGCCGGTTCTGCTCCACCGCCTGCCAGAACCGCGCCAAGGCCGCCGCCTTCCGCGCCCGCCAGGACGCTCGCGGCTGA